A single Paraburkholderia sp. FT54 DNA region contains:
- a CDS encoding HDOD domain-containing protein, protein MVKAAVLDRLWTRMSERGDFPMLSQSLRSTMAAMNNDDLDFTGLVQVVLSDFALTQKVLRLANSAMYMAFGGNITTVSRALMVLGMDAVGHLVVGLKIVDHFHHSAPRRIDAKLELNRTLLSGCVARKLTERGDLRAGEEAVVCTLMRQIGKLLVVFYLDAEWDQIRRHIDDGTLEADACVLVLGVTFDEIGAEAAVRWRLPDMIRSGMGEFDPQDVTQPRQVQWLRAITNYSTAVADVLTQQNMPDWEREQRIAELAQEYSGALNTDPEVLLEMSVALAREEGGDGVMREIVELRANADAIAREALNPEARIAVGVEDLRGLPDGSPLQPALAMAAETLLAGLGFARTVVFVKHSNGTFKARLGLGPKTDAALPKLTFNTAFEPDVFHLAIANSVGIFIENARDPKMVARLPEWFRRSFDDARAFVLLPVVDESDTTVALLYGDWSHSQEPRRISQKEMSVLNELARELGRFFGLGQMREMEMM, encoded by the coding sequence ATGGTAAAGGCGGCGGTGCTCGACCGGCTCTGGACGCGAATGAGCGAGCGCGGCGATTTCCCCATGCTGTCGCAATCGCTGCGCTCCACCATGGCAGCGATGAACAACGACGACCTCGACTTCACCGGCCTCGTGCAGGTGGTGTTGTCCGACTTCGCCCTCACGCAAAAAGTGCTGCGGCTCGCCAACTCGGCCATGTACATGGCGTTCGGCGGCAACATCACGACCGTGTCGCGCGCATTGATGGTGCTCGGCATGGACGCGGTCGGCCACCTCGTGGTCGGCCTGAAGATCGTCGACCACTTTCACCACAGCGCACCGCGCCGCATCGACGCGAAACTCGAACTGAACCGCACGCTGCTGTCGGGCTGCGTCGCGCGCAAGCTGACCGAGCGCGGCGATCTGCGCGCCGGCGAGGAAGCCGTGGTCTGCACGCTGATGCGGCAGATCGGCAAGCTGCTCGTGGTGTTCTATCTCGACGCCGAATGGGACCAGATTCGCCGTCATATCGACGACGGCACGCTCGAAGCCGATGCCTGCGTGCTGGTGCTCGGCGTCACGTTCGACGAAATCGGCGCCGAAGCCGCCGTGCGCTGGCGCCTGCCCGACATGATCCGCTCCGGCATGGGCGAGTTCGATCCGCAGGACGTCACGCAGCCGCGCCAGGTGCAGTGGCTGCGCGCCATCACCAATTACTCCACGGCGGTCGCGGACGTGCTCACCCAGCAGAACATGCCGGACTGGGAGCGCGAGCAACGCATCGCCGAACTGGCGCAGGAATATAGCGGCGCGCTGAACACCGATCCGGAAGTGCTGCTCGAGATGAGCGTGGCGCTCGCCCGCGAGGAAGGCGGCGACGGCGTGATGCGCGAGATCGTCGAGCTGCGCGCCAATGCGGACGCGATCGCGCGCGAGGCGCTCAATCCCGAGGCACGCATCGCGGTGGGCGTCGAAGATCTGCGCGGCCTGCCCGACGGCAGCCCGCTCCAGCCGGCACTGGCGATGGCCGCGGAAACGCTGCTGGCCGGCCTCGGTTTTGCGCGCACTGTCGTGTTCGTCAAGCACAGCAACGGCACCTTCAAGGCGCGCCTGGGGCTTGGACCGAAGACCGACGCGGCGTTGCCCAAGCTCACCTTCAACACCGCCTTCGAGCCCGACGTGTTCCATCTGGCGATCGCGAACTCGGTGGGCATCTTCATCGAGAACGCACGCGACCCGAAGATGGTCGCGCGGCTGCCCGAATGGTTCCGCCGCTCATTCGACGACGCCCGCGCCTTCGTGCTGCTGCCAGTCGTCGATGAAAGCGATACGACCGTGGCGCTTCTTTACGGCGACTGGTCGCATAGCCAGGAGCCAAGGCGCATCTCACAGAAAGAGATGAGCGTGTTAAACGAGTTGGCCAGGGAGTTAGGCCGTTTTTTCGGCCTGGGGCAGATGCGGGAAATGGAGATGATGTGA